In the genome of Solibacillus silvestris, one region contains:
- a CDS encoding type I methionyl aminopeptidase (catalyzes the removal of N-terminal amino acids from peptides and arylamides; generally Co(II) however activity has been shown for some methionine aminopeptidases with Zn, Fe, or Mnin Bacillus subtilis the protein in this cluster is considered non-essential), which yields MIVTTQEEIEAFKKIGRICAEIREAMKAATVPGVTTKELDEIAGRMFAEAGAVSGPKGEYDFPGYTCISVNHEVAHGIPGNKVIQDGDIVNIDVSGSLNGYFADTGISFVVGEGYEDKEKLCSVAKSAFDRAMTKVKAGSKLNQIGKAVEREARDHGLTVIMNLTGHGLGKSLHEEPNHVLNYYDAWDTTIMKEGMVLAVEPFISAKAEHIVESGDGWTFITPDKSLVAQIEHSIIVTKDKPIILTTLED from the coding sequence ATGATTGTTACTACACAAGAAGAAATAGAAGCGTTTAAAAAAATTGGACGCATTTGTGCTGAAATTCGCGAGGCAATGAAAGCTGCGACAGTACCTGGCGTGACAACGAAAGAATTAGATGAAATTGCAGGCCGTATGTTTGCGGAAGCAGGCGCGGTTTCTGGTCCTAAAGGCGAATACGATTTTCCGGGATATACATGCATTTCAGTAAATCACGAAGTTGCACATGGCATTCCAGGGAACAAGGTTATTCAGGACGGCGATATCGTTAACATTGATGTTTCGGGCTCTTTAAACGGATACTTTGCAGATACAGGTATTTCTTTTGTTGTTGGTGAAGGTTATGAAGATAAAGAAAAACTTTGCTCTGTAGCAAAATCAGCATTTGATCGTGCGATGACAAAGGTTAAAGCAGGTTCGAAATTAAATCAGATCGGTAAAGCAGTAGAGCGTGAAGCACGTGATCACGGGTTGACGGTAATTATGAACTTAACAGGACACGGCTTAGGTAAATCATTACACGAAGAACCAAACCATGTATTGAACTATTACGATGCTTGGGATACGACAATCATGAAAGAAGGCATGGTGTTGGCGGTAGAGCCGTTCATTTCGGCGAAGGCTGAGCACATCGTAGAATCAGGTGACGGCTGGACATTTATTACACCGGATAAATCATTAGTTGCCCAGATCGAACACTCGATTATTGTAACGAAAGATAAACCAATTATTTTAACAACATTGGAAGACTAA
- a CDS encoding carbonic anhydrase has protein sequence MSALQTILEFNEKFVEEKQYEQYATTKFPDKKIVVLSCMDTRLVELLPKAMNLRNGDVKVVKSAGAIVNHPFGGIMRSLLVAVYELQADEVYIIGHYDCGMSAVDPNVMIGHMLERGVKQETIDVINYARFDLKEWLRGFGDVKTSVLKSVDLVRTHPLMPKGVPVHGLIIDPATGKLDLVTDGTVEQK, from the coding sequence ATGTCTGCATTGCAAACGATTTTAGAATTTAATGAAAAATTCGTAGAAGAAAAACAATATGAACAATATGCCACAACGAAGTTTCCAGATAAGAAAATTGTAGTTTTATCTTGTATGGATACACGTTTAGTAGAATTACTACCTAAAGCTATGAACTTGCGCAATGGGGATGTCAAAGTTGTAAAAAGTGCAGGGGCAATCGTAAATCACCCATTCGGCGGGATTATGCGCAGTTTACTTGTAGCCGTTTATGAATTACAGGCAGATGAAGTATATATTATCGGCCACTATGACTGTGGAATGAGTGCAGTTGATCCGAACGTAATGATCGGCCATATGCTTGAACGCGGGGTTAAACAGGAAACGATTGATGTCATCAATTATGCCCGTTTTGATTTAAAAGAATGGTTACGCGGTTTTGGGGATGTTAAAACAAGTGTATTAAAAAGTGTGGACTTAGTCAGAACACATCCATTAATGCCAAAAGGCGTTCCAGTACATGGTCTTATCATCGATCCTGCAACAGGAAAACTTGATTTAGTAACAGACGGCACAGTTGAACAAAAATAG
- a CDS encoding lysophospholipase, which yields MRKIIGIIIFCIVLFPTGALANEREVYIALGDSLAAGQTPYSQIDAGYTDYIALQLERHGKLAHFSKELTFPGYRVGNVIETVQSEKAAPLLSEATLITLSAGANNLLPLITHNPQQGTLAFSQLNANFALNEVRNQMRELLSIINEKAPKATVYVLGYYFPYVSVHKEQVDGAVEAVQLLNTILKQETEAAGHIFVDVYETFDQQRSTYLPNVADVHPNQLGYRIMANEMLKSYSGNEALILPIDAMPAPNPKTFEEMLRIQQNKLAVEDVPFIALHNLDRPIPILV from the coding sequence ATGCGAAAAATAATAGGGATTATTATTTTTTGTATTGTCCTGTTTCCAACGGGAGCATTAGCCAATGAACGAGAAGTTTATATTGCACTTGGCGACTCTTTGGCAGCAGGGCAAACACCTTACAGTCAAATTGATGCAGGATATACGGATTACATTGCTTTGCAGCTAGAGCGACATGGCAAGCTCGCACATTTTTCAAAAGAGCTTACTTTCCCGGGATACCGTGTTGGAAATGTAATTGAAACAGTTCAGTCCGAAAAGGCAGCACCATTACTAAGTGAAGCAACATTGATCACACTGTCAGCCGGAGCGAATAATTTACTGCCGCTCATTACACATAACCCTCAACAGGGAACACTCGCATTTAGTCAGCTTAACGCCAATTTCGCTTTAAATGAAGTAAGGAATCAGATGAGAGAGCTGCTTTCAATAATTAACGAAAAGGCCCCGAAAGCGACAGTATATGTACTTGGCTATTATTTCCCTTATGTAAGTGTTCATAAAGAACAGGTAGACGGAGCAGTAGAAGCGGTGCAGCTTTTAAATACGATATTAAAGCAGGAAACAGAAGCGGCAGGCCATATATTTGTAGATGTTTATGAAACATTTGACCAGCAGCGTTCAACATATTTGCCGAATGTGGCGGATGTGCATCCAAACCAGCTTGGGTACCGTATTATGGCTAATGAAATGCTGAAAAGTTATAGCGGTAATGAGGCACTTATATTGCCAATCGATGCAATGCCAGCACCAAATCCGAAAACATTTGAAGAAATGCTGAGGATCCAGCAAAATAAGTTAGCAGTAGAAGACGTACCATTTATAGCACTGCATAATCTTGATCGACCAATCCCAATCTTAGTATAA
- a CDS encoding energy-coupled thiamine transporter ThiT, whose amino-acid sequence MDRKKLLMMVEIAIFAAIGLVLDQVSFKMWAQGGSISFVMVPIMLMAIRWGLTAGLATGLLIGVMQMMFGAYIVHWLQAILDYGLAFTVVGLAAIVRKPLLQATQSLNKLKMAIYIVIGALIGGALRFVSHLLAGVVFFKEYAGDDNVWIYSIIYNSTYMVPATIITAVIAVILFTSAPRLLQKAQTP is encoded by the coding sequence ATGGACAGAAAAAAATTATTGATGATGGTGGAGATAGCGATATTTGCTGCCATCGGACTTGTATTGGACCAAGTATCTTTTAAAATGTGGGCACAGGGCGGGTCAATCAGCTTTGTTATGGTACCGATTATGTTAATGGCCATTCGTTGGGGGCTAACAGCAGGACTTGCAACTGGCTTGCTGATCGGCGTTATGCAAATGATGTTCGGCGCTTACATAGTACACTGGCTTCAGGCGATTTTAGATTACGGTCTTGCCTTTACAGTAGTAGGGTTAGCGGCAATTGTAAGAAAGCCATTATTACAGGCAACACAATCACTCAATAAACTAAAAATGGCAATTTATATCGTAATAGGAGCTCTAATAGGCGGAGCTTTAAGATTTGTTTCGCACTTGCTCGCAGGTGTCGTGTTCTTTAAAGAGTACGCAGGCGATGATAATGTGTGGATCTACTCAATAATTTATAACAGTACTTATATGGTACCTGCAACAATAATTACAGCGGTTATTGCAGTTATATTATTCACATCTGCACCCCGTTTACTCCAAAAAGCACAAACACCATAA
- a CDS encoding peptidase M29 — protein MNSTFEAKLTKYAELAVKIGVNIQPNQYLYIAASIESAPFVQVVTKIAYEIGAKQVFVDYTDDQITRTRYELAPADSFDFFPPWKVQEREWLAEEGAAFMSIVSQSPDLLSGIDSKRIASFQKASGTALNKYRQYVQSDKISWTVIAAPSKQWARKVFPDLPEEKQVEALWDAIFKATRADLDNPVEAWAQHNDNLHEKVDYLNNKNYAKLHYTAPGTDLTIELPKGHLWCGAGSINEKGEEFMANMPTEEVFTVPHKDGVNGYVSSTKPLSYGGNIIDNFKLTFENGRIVQVEAAQGEEVLKNLVATDEGSHYLGEVALVPFHSPISQSNILFYNTLFDENASNHLAIGSAYAFCIEGGKSMSSDELKAHGLNESITHVDFMIGSELMNIDGVTADGQSEPVFRNGNWAF, from the coding sequence ATGAATTCAACGTTCGAAGCAAAGCTAACGAAATACGCAGAACTAGCAGTAAAAATCGGTGTCAATATTCAGCCAAATCAATATTTGTATATTGCAGCCTCTATCGAATCGGCACCATTTGTACAAGTAGTGACAAAAATAGCTTATGAAATTGGAGCCAAACAAGTATTTGTAGATTATACAGATGATCAAATTACACGTACTCGATATGAGTTGGCACCGGCGGATTCTTTCGATTTCTTCCCGCCTTGGAAAGTACAGGAACGTGAATGGCTTGCTGAAGAAGGTGCGGCATTTATGAGCATCGTATCCCAAAGCCCCGATTTACTGTCTGGCATTGATTCAAAACGTATTGCATCATTCCAAAAGGCTTCAGGCACTGCATTGAACAAATATCGTCAGTATGTTCAGTCAGATAAAATTAGCTGGACGGTCATTGCAGCTCCATCTAAACAGTGGGCTCGTAAAGTATTTCCTGATTTGCCGGAAGAAAAGCAAGTAGAGGCATTATGGGATGCCATCTTTAAAGCAACACGTGCGGATCTGGATAACCCGGTAGAAGCATGGGCACAGCATAATGACAACTTGCATGAAAAAGTTGATTACTTAAACAATAAAAACTATGCAAAATTACACTATACAGCTCCAGGGACGGACTTGACGATCGAGCTTCCTAAAGGACATTTATGGTGTGGGGCAGGCAGTATTAACGAAAAAGGCGAAGAGTTCATGGCAAATATGCCGACAGAAGAAGTTTTCACAGTACCACATAAAGATGGTGTAAACGGGTATGTATCTAGTACAAAACCATTAAGCTATGGTGGTAATATTATCGATAACTTTAAACTTACATTTGAAAACGGTCGTATTGTTCAAGTAGAGGCAGCACAAGGCGAAGAAGTATTAAAAAATCTTGTTGCTACAGATGAGGGATCACATTATTTAGGAGAAGTGGCGCTTGTTCCATTCCATTCTCCAATTTCACAATCGAATATTTTGTTTTACAATACACTATTCGATGAAAATGCATCAAATCACTTGGCAATTGGCAGCGCGTACGCATTTTGTATCGAAGGCGGCAAGTCAATGTCGTCTGATGAATTAAAAGCTCACGGTTTAAATGAGAGCATTACACATGTCGACTTCATGATTGGTTCTGAACTGATGAATATTGATGGTGTTACAGCTGATGGGCAAAGCGAGCCAGTTTTCCGTAATGGGAACTGGGCATTTTAA
- a CDS encoding flagellar motor protein MotA (With Mot B forms the ion channels that couple flagellar rotation to proton/sodium motive force across the membrane and forms the stator elements of the rotary flagellar machine.) — protein sequence MDISSVVGVIIAFIALLFGMFLKGVTPEVLINPAAILIIIFGTIAAVTIAFPMKELKRIPKLFKILFSETKLASDIDLIKMFSQWADLARREGLLALESKAAEIEDPFLKNGLTLAIDGQNADYIRDVLTEEVEALEDRHASGAGIFSQAGTYAPTLGVLGAVVGLIAALKDMSDIDKLGHAISAAFVATLLGIFTGYVLWHPFANKLKRKSAVEVKQKLMMIEGILSVLEGEAPRVIEQKLASYLTMEERKQITESGAGGLGKEA from the coding sequence ATGGATATTTCATCAGTTGTTGGGGTTATCATCGCCTTTATCGCCCTGTTATTCGGGATGTTTTTAAAGGGCGTTACACCGGAAGTGTTAATAAACCCTGCTGCTATTTTAATTATTATTTTTGGTACGATTGCTGCAGTTACAATCGCTTTCCCAATGAAGGAATTAAAAAGAATTCCAAAGCTTTTTAAAATTTTATTTTCAGAAACAAAACTCGCGAGTGATATCGACTTGATCAAAATGTTTTCACAATGGGCAGATTTAGCTCGTCGTGAAGGGCTATTGGCATTAGAAAGCAAAGCAGCTGAAATTGAAGATCCATTTTTAAAAAATGGACTGACATTAGCGATTGATGGACAAAACGCAGACTATATTCGCGATGTTTTAACAGAGGAAGTTGAAGCGCTGGAAGACCGCCATGCAAGTGGAGCAGGCATTTTTTCACAAGCAGGTACTTATGCACCGACACTGGGTGTATTAGGTGCTGTAGTAGGCCTTATTGCTGCATTAAAAGATATGTCTGATATTGATAAATTAGGACACGCCATTTCAGCGGCCTTTGTTGCGACATTATTAGGTATCTTCACTGGGTACGTATTATGGCATCCTTTTGCAAACAAGTTAAAACGTAAATCTGCTGTAGAAGTTAAGCAAAAGCTAATGATGATTGAAGGGATTTTATCCGTACTTGAAGGTGAAGCACCTCGTGTAATCGAGCAAAAGCTGGCTTCATATTTAACAATGGAAGAACGTAAGCAAATTACCGAAAGCGGGGCGGGTGGCCTTGGCAAAGAAGCGTAA
- a CDS encoding alanine acetyltransferase — MVQLIGQQCSLRTFTPSDAKGLAKLLNDNKMYWSEFEPLHHDEFYTEQVQYNKILESIHLLQSNREFSFGIFYNATGQLIGHISLYSIKRLPYSSGFIGYSMDEKFTGRGIVTEAVRLIMEFAFITLNIHRIEAYVAPQNSASIRVLEKSGFTREGLLRELLYINGKWVDHYMYAILQREYKGATL, encoded by the coding sequence ATGGTTCAACTTATTGGGCAACAATGTTCGCTTCGTACGTTTACCCCGTCGGATGCGAAAGGATTGGCAAAATTATTAAATGACAATAAAATGTATTGGTCCGAATTTGAGCCATTACATCACGATGAATTTTATACAGAACAAGTACAGTACAATAAAATTTTAGAAAGCATACATTTGCTGCAGTCGAACAGGGAGTTTTCATTCGGCATTTTTTATAATGCAACAGGTCAGTTAATCGGGCATATTTCTCTCTATTCAATTAAACGTTTACCTTATTCAAGCGGTTTTATCGGCTATTCGATGGATGAGAAGTTTACAGGTAGAGGAATTGTCACTGAAGCAGTACGTCTAATAATGGAATTCGCTTTTATTACTTTAAATATTCACCGGATTGAGGCATATGTCGCCCCGCAAAATTCTGCTTCTATTCGTGTATTGGAAAAGTCGGGCTTTACAAGAGAAGGATTATTACGAGAGCTATTGTATATAAACGGAAAATGGGTGGATCATTATATGTACGCCATTTTACAGCGGGAATATAAAGGGGCCACATTATAA
- a CDS encoding exonuclease sbcCD subunit D, with translation MKIFHTADWHLGKIVQGVSMTRDQQFVLEQFIEEIRREKPDVIIIAGDLYDRSVPPTDAIQLLNKTLKEILVDEKTPILAIAGNHDSATRLNFGSEFMKASGLHIVGHIEQNIDPVIMHDEYGEVHFYLVPFAEPSIVRAVFDDQSVTTHEAAMAKIIEQIKQTMDCTKRNIIIGHAFITKDGMPEPNTSDSERKLTIGGTECISSALFEPFCYTALGHLHQAHFVANEKIQYAGSPLKYSESEVTHKKGFLIVDLNEDGSVTIEKRMLTPVRDMRVVTGMLEDILQHKVNDDYVFVKLQDEHYVKGAAELVRTVYPNALHIERTVVYEQLEQHATTMNRVQMNDSELFELFYTEMTGKPLSDEIKEIYTDVLEQLIENEREKQEVL, from the coding sequence ATGAAAATTTTTCATACAGCAGATTGGCATTTAGGAAAAATAGTACAAGGTGTATCGATGACAAGAGACCAGCAATTTGTGCTTGAACAGTTTATCGAAGAAATCAGAAGAGAAAAGCCGGATGTCATCATTATTGCCGGGGATTTGTACGATCGATCTGTCCCACCGACAGATGCAATCCAACTATTAAATAAAACGTTGAAAGAAATATTAGTCGATGAGAAAACACCGATTTTAGCAATTGCTGGAAATCATGATAGCGCTACACGTTTAAATTTTGGCAGTGAATTTATGAAGGCGAGCGGGTTACATATCGTTGGTCATATAGAACAGAATATCGATCCGGTCATAATGCACGATGAATACGGAGAAGTTCATTTTTATTTAGTTCCATTTGCAGAGCCTTCAATTGTACGGGCAGTATTTGACGATCAATCCGTTACAACTCATGAAGCGGCGATGGCGAAAATCATTGAACAGATTAAACAGACGATGGACTGTACGAAACGTAATATCATTATCGGCCACGCTTTTATTACAAAAGACGGGATGCCGGAACCGAATACGAGTGACTCTGAACGCAAGTTGACGATTGGCGGGACGGAGTGTATCAGTTCAGCGTTGTTTGAACCATTCTGTTATACAGCGTTAGGCCATTTACACCAGGCCCACTTTGTCGCAAACGAGAAAATCCAATATGCAGGATCACCACTTAAGTATTCAGAATCTGAAGTGACACATAAAAAGGGATTTTTGATTGTTGATTTAAATGAAGATGGGTCAGTGACGATTGAAAAAAGAATGCTTACCCCAGTACGGGATATGCGTGTCGTGACGGGAATGCTTGAGGATATATTGCAGCATAAAGTAAACGACGATTATGTATTTGTAAAATTACAGGATGAACATTATGTAAAAGGTGCTGCCGAACTTGTCCGCACTGTTTATCCAAATGCTTTGCATATTGAACGAACGGTTGTGTATGAACAGCTTGAACAGCATGCGACAACAATGAACCGTGTTCAGATGAATGATTCGGAACTGTTTGAGCTATTTTATACGGAAATGACAGGCAAGCCTTTAAGTGATGAAATAAAAGAGATTTATACAGATGTTTTAGAGCAGCTAATCGAAAATGAACGTGAAAAACAGGAGGTGCTGTAA
- a CDS encoding ATPase, whose protein sequence is MKPIKLSMTAFGPYHQKEVIDFTKLHEHGIFVVSGATGAGKTTIFDAITFALYDSGSGEDREKSLFLRSDFADETVDTEVELEFEVRGRLYRIWRKFGHDGASAKREFFEITDGVIVPAVEKFQVKLIQSKIEELIGLTQSQFNQIVMLPQGEFQKLLTSESKHKEEIFRKIFKTERFTKMVELLKEKKNIAEKHYEQARMQQDNTIHDIRSRLPHRESELFTALNNDVINLYQVKTALETEQQFYEEQCASLKGQYAASKTHLQTLVKSLNEQRLLNERIEKFLIRKARLDELLQQKDKIQAEQQKLVLAKKANQIEPLEREYEKVKRQLEQAEVSLQKAKADYERAQAQLLQATNYYQEQKQHEPLLDEFTKSISQLEQLVPIYQSINTQREKVEKLAENQKNAKQLFDKLQKEAASLKEKHQQQQAIINELEDATVTYHETYEAHAVLTRKIEMAKEVAAIQMNIETLVKQLADKKQIADGAQQKLQNMEQQIRSNQAAFLAASLHHGEACPVCGSTEHPAIHNSEAFTIDENALEHLRQEGDRAMQSFYQVNSKLDVEKAALEQKRSALELLNVDLSQLHYYEQQLAELTEQLTKQKQQQAQLITEKKTMAQLIESKEVLQGRIEKGQQYVVDIDKQYAQEKGKLEQSEQSLLPQFSTLDEVTQELASQQQKHRHLKSAIQSALEAMQKIQLDEKSCEVNHLHAQNLVTEKQHETLSAQKAFDTALQQESFDLETYKNALLPLNVQQQIQDEVEAYKQNVHTLSVQIAEEEPLLEGKERADLTASEQQIHELNEQIEAQYSKITLTQSYVEQCEETLEKLDQSAQQIESYKAKLMQVEHVYNLIRGQNDSKISFERFVQIGYLEKVTHAANERLRVLSNGQYFLKSTGRKEGNAQSGLSIDVYDSHTGQTRDVKTLSGGEKFNASLSLALGMADVIQSVQGSVHIDTMFIDEGFGTLDEEALRRAIDILIDLQQTGRLIGVISHVAELKAAMPAILQVQKLKEGYSKTEIIIK, encoded by the coding sequence ATGAAGCCAATAAAATTATCGATGACAGCATTTGGACCATATCATCAAAAAGAAGTCATTGATTTTACAAAACTCCATGAACATGGAATTTTTGTCGTTTCCGGGGCAACGGGCGCGGGAAAAACGACTATTTTTGATGCGATTACGTTTGCGCTTTATGATTCTGGAAGTGGTGAGGATCGGGAAAAGTCGCTGTTTTTGCGCAGTGATTTTGCGGATGAAACAGTTGATACGGAAGTCGAACTGGAATTTGAAGTACGCGGTCGCCTTTACCGTATTTGGCGGAAATTTGGTCATGACGGGGCAAGTGCAAAGCGCGAGTTTTTTGAAATTACGGATGGGGTCATTGTGCCCGCTGTAGAGAAGTTTCAAGTGAAGCTCATTCAGTCGAAAATTGAAGAACTGATCGGCTTAACACAGTCCCAGTTCAATCAAATCGTCATGCTGCCACAAGGAGAATTTCAAAAGCTCCTCACTTCGGAATCAAAGCATAAAGAAGAGATTTTCCGAAAAATTTTTAAAACGGAACGCTTTACGAAAATGGTGGAACTGCTGAAAGAGAAAAAGAATATTGCTGAAAAGCATTATGAACAAGCAAGGATGCAGCAGGATAATACGATTCATGATATTCGGTCCCGCCTCCCGCACAGAGAATCGGAACTGTTTACAGCTCTGAACAATGATGTCATTAATCTGTATCAAGTAAAAACGGCATTGGAAACAGAACAGCAATTTTATGAAGAGCAATGTGCTTCATTAAAAGGGCAATATGCAGCCTCAAAAACGCATTTACAAACGTTAGTTAAATCATTAAATGAGCAAAGGCTGTTAAATGAGCGAATTGAAAAGTTTTTAATCAGGAAAGCCCGACTCGATGAATTGCTGCAGCAAAAGGATAAAATACAAGCAGAACAACAGAAACTTGTACTTGCAAAAAAGGCTAATCAAATAGAACCTTTAGAACGTGAATATGAGAAGGTAAAACGGCAGCTTGAACAAGCGGAAGTTTCCTTACAGAAAGCAAAGGCTGACTATGAACGTGCACAGGCACAACTTCTGCAGGCGACAAATTACTATCAGGAGCAAAAGCAGCATGAGCCACTGTTGGATGAATTTACGAAATCAATTTCACAGCTTGAACAGCTTGTCCCGATCTATCAATCGATTAATACGCAGCGGGAAAAGGTGGAAAAGCTTGCAGAAAACCAGAAAAACGCAAAGCAATTATTTGATAAGCTCCAAAAGGAAGCAGCTTCTTTAAAAGAAAAACATCAACAGCAGCAGGCTATTATAAATGAGCTGGAAGATGCGACAGTGACGTACCATGAAACGTATGAAGCACATGCTGTATTAACACGAAAAATTGAAATGGCAAAAGAAGTGGCTGCAATACAAATGAATATAGAAACTTTAGTGAAACAGCTTGCTGATAAGAAACAAATTGCCGATGGAGCGCAACAGAAGCTGCAAAATATGGAGCAGCAAATACGCAGCAATCAGGCAGCGTTTCTAGCGGCTTCATTACATCATGGGGAAGCATGTCCTGTATGTGGGAGCACGGAGCATCCAGCCATTCATAATAGCGAAGCGTTTACCATTGATGAAAATGCACTGGAACATCTTCGTCAAGAAGGCGACCGTGCTATGCAAAGCTTTTACCAGGTCAACTCGAAATTGGATGTAGAAAAGGCAGCATTGGAACAGAAAAGAAGTGCTCTAGAGTTACTGAACGTTGATCTTTCACAACTACATTATTATGAACAGCAATTGGCCGAACTGACTGAGCAATTGACAAAGCAAAAGCAGCAGCAGGCACAGCTCATCACTGAAAAGAAAACGATGGCACAGCTTATTGAAAGTAAAGAAGTGCTGCAAGGCCGTATTGAAAAAGGGCAGCAATATGTAGTCGATATCGATAAACAATATGCACAAGAAAAAGGGAAGCTTGAGCAAAGTGAGCAGTCATTATTGCCTCAGTTTTCTACATTGGATGAAGTAACACAAGAATTGGCCAGCCAGCAGCAAAAACACCGCCATTTAAAAAGTGCAATTCAAAGTGCACTGGAGGCAATGCAAAAAATCCAATTAGATGAAAAATCTTGTGAAGTGAACCATCTACATGCACAAAACCTTGTAACAGAAAAACAGCATGAGACTCTTTCAGCGCAAAAAGCGTTTGATACAGCATTGCAGCAAGAAAGTTTTGACTTGGAAACATATAAGAATGCGTTACTGCCATTAAATGTTCAGCAGCAAATTCAGGATGAAGTTGAAGCTTACAAGCAAAATGTTCATACATTATCTGTTCAAATTGCCGAGGAAGAACCTTTGCTCGAAGGAAAAGAACGGGCTGATTTAACGGCAAGTGAGCAACAGATTCATGAGCTGAATGAGCAAATCGAGGCACAGTATTCTAAAATTACATTAACCCAGTCCTATGTGGAGCAATGTGAGGAAACCCTCGAAAAACTTGACCAATCTGCACAGCAGATCGAAAGCTATAAAGCGAAACTGATGCAGGTGGAGCATGTTTATAATTTAATCCGCGGACAAAACGATTCGAAAATTTCATTTGAGCGATTTGTGCAAATTGGTTATTTGGAAAAAGTAACCCATGCGGCAAATGAACGTTTACGTGTCCTATCAAATGGTCAATACTTCCTAAAATCGACAGGTCGTAAAGAAGGAAATGCACAGAGTGGGCTCAGTATCGATGTATATGACAGCCATACAGGACAAACGCGGGATGTAAAAACATTGTCCGGCGGTGAAAAATTCAATGCCTCACTTTCATTAGCATTAGGAATGGCCGATGTTATTCAAAGTGTTCAAGGAAGTGTGCATATCGATACGATGTTTATCGATGAAGGCTTCGGTACATTGGATGAGGAGGCGTTAAGACGGGCAATCGATATTTTGATCGATCTTCAGCAAACAGGCCGCTTAATCGGCGTCATCTCCCATGTGGCCGAATTAAAAGCAGCAATGCCTGCCATTTTACAAGTCCAAAAGCTTAAAGAAGGCTACAGTAAAACGGAAATTATTATTAAATAA
- a CDS encoding polyphosphate kinase: MKKLQDVDLSQKLEKEIYKKQLKALQYEMLNAQQFLFNNKIGLIIAFEGMDAAGKGGAIKRLTERIDPRGLLVWPISAPQPHEMRYHYMQRFWRKLPQHGQIAIFDRSWYGRVLVERIEGFAEEAEWKRAYEEINSFEKQLTDEDYIMIKFWIHIDSDEQLKRFNERAADPYKSWKLTAEDWRNRDKFNLYCEAADEMFEKTDSENAPWHLIPGNDKNYARVQVLKEVVTHIEKEVTKRGLKLTNIFESGNKTTAHKEKSEFIDIIPKPVKSKKKKLKKR, encoded by the coding sequence TTGAAAAAGCTACAAGATGTGGATTTGTCGCAAAAACTGGAGAAGGAAATCTATAAGAAACAATTGAAAGCTTTGCAATATGAAATGCTAAATGCCCAGCAATTTTTATTTAATAATAAAATTGGCCTTATTATTGCATTCGAAGGAATGGATGCAGCAGGAAAAGGGGGCGCGATTAAGCGTTTAACAGAGCGTATCGATCCGCGTGGGTTATTGGTATGGCCAATTTCTGCCCCACAGCCCCATGAGATGCGCTATCATTATATGCAACGCTTTTGGAGAAAGTTGCCGCAGCATGGTCAGATTGCGATTTTTGATCGCTCTTGGTATGGTCGGGTGCTGGTGGAGCGTATAGAGGGTTTTGCTGAAGAAGCAGAATGGAAGCGTGCTTATGAAGAAATAAATAGTTTTGAGAAGCAATTGACAGATGAAGATTATATAATGATTAAATTTTGGATCCATATCGATTCGGATGAACAGCTTAAACGTTTTAATGAAAGAGCAGCCGATCCATATAAATCATGGAAATTGACGGCTGAAGATTGGCGGAACCGTGATAAATTTAATTTATATTGTGAGGCAGCCGATGAAATGTTTGAAAAAACTGATTCGGAAAACGCTCCTTGGCACTTAATTCCGGGGAACGACAAAAACTATGCACGTGTTCAAGTACTTAAAGAAGTAGTTACCCATATAGAAAAAGAAGTTACAAAGCGCGGATTAAAGCTCACGAACATTTTCGAAAGCGGTAATAAAACAACTGCACATAAAGAAAAATCGGAATTTATAGATATAATACCAAAGCCTGTAAAATCAAAAAAGAAAAAGTTGAAAAAACGGTAG